A single genomic interval of Spinacia oleracea cultivar Varoflay chromosome 6, BTI_SOV_V1, whole genome shotgun sequence harbors:
- the LOC110792071 gene encoding transcription factor MYC2 has protein sequence MMNLWSSDDINGSSSSPLLMMDSYQPSPTPSATTPATITAQDTLQSRLQALIDYPATVRGESWTYAIFWQYSVDFSGQPLLGWGDGYYRGEDKNTRRDKMENTQNSNKILQDSAEQEHRKKVLRELNSLISGASPAEDSPVEEEVTDTEWFFLISMTHTFASGEDLPGQAHLSSNPIWAAGVDRLSTSPCNRAKQGSCFGLQTMVSIPVLNGVVELGSTELIFQSHDLMNKVRALFCYGPGPGDSDCSWSVPLPAPAPAPSGESDPTAMWINDPNPPELRKTPTPPPPQPPPPAQQPKVINLDSPIKSNPSEIQKGGFFTRELNFSDYAGCNGGASKINGSLKPESGEILSFGGGGDAKRSTNNNNSNSNNGNVGLFGTNSQFLMDDNSNKKKRPTNSRGSNDEGMLSFTSGVILASSGIGKSSNNGGADSGHSDLDASIREVDSSIVVAPEPEKRPRKRGRKPANGREEPLNHVEAERQRREKLNQRFYALRAVVPNVSKMDKASLLGDAISYINELRTKLTDFESEKEGLIAQVEEMKKELLSNKGSQNQQHQQQQQPPFFESDVKNGIKQQLMDLEIDVKIIGWEAMIRVNCNKKNHPAARLMAALKELELDVTHASVSVVNELMIQQATVKMCNRYYSQEQLKMVLVSKVSDPR, from the coding sequence CACCCGCTACCATCACCGCGCAAGACACCCTTCAAAGCCGACTCCAAGCGTTGATTGATTACCCCGCCACCGTCCGCGGCGAGAGCTGGACCTACGCTATCTTCTGGCAGTACAGCGTTGATTTTTCCGGTCAACCTCTACTCGGGTGGGGCGATGGGTATTACAGGGGAGAAGATAAGAACACTCGAAGGGATAAGATGGAAAATACTCAAAATAGTAACAAAATTTTGCAGGATTCAGCTGAGCAAGAACACCGGAAAAAGGTGCTCCGTGAGCTGAACTCGCTCATTTCCGGTGCTTCGCCGGCGGAGGATTCCCCCGTCGAGGAGGAAGTAACTGATACTGAGTGGTTCTTCCTCATTTCCATGACTCATACTTTTGCCAGCGGTGAGGATTTACCGGGTCAGGCCCATTTGAGCTCTAACCCGATTTGGGCGGCGGGGGTCGACCGGCTTTCTACCTCGCCGTGTAATCGGGCTAAACAAGGATCGTGTTTCGGGCTTCAGACGATGGTATCGATTCCGGTGTTGAACGGCGTTGTTGAGCTGGGGTCCACTGAGTTGATTTTTCAGAGTCATGATTTGATGAACAAGGTGAGGGCGTTGTTCTGTTATGGGCCTGGGCCTGGCGACTCGGATTGTTCGTGGTCTGTTCCGTTACCCGCCCCCGCCCCCGCCCCTTCCGGCGAGAGTGACCCTACGGCGATGTGGATCAACGATCCAAACCCGCCGGAGTTGAGGAAAACTCCGACTCCTCCGCCGCCGCAACCTCCTCCGCCAGCTCAGCAACCGAAAGTGATCAATTTGGATAGCCCGATTAAGAGCAACCCTAGTGAGATTCAGAAAGGTGGGTTTTTCACTAGAGAGTTGAATTTTTCCGATTATGCTGGGTGTAATGGAGGCGCATCCAAAATCAATGGAAGTTTAAAGCCGGAATCTGGGGAAATTTTGAGtttcggtggtggtggtgatgcaAAGAGGTCCACAAATAACAATAATAGCAACTCTAACAATGGAAATGTTGGGCTGTTTGGGACGAATTCACAGTTTTTAATGGATGATAATAGCAATAAGAAGAAACGCCCGACGAATTCCCGAGGAAGTAACGATGAAGGGATGTTATCTTTCACTTCCGGTGTGATCTTAGCTTCTTCCGGGATCGGAAAATCGAGCAATAACGGCGGCGCTGATTCAGGTCATTCCGATTTAGATGCTTCAATTCGGGAGGTTGATAGTAGTATAGTGGTGGCGCCGGAGCCGGAAAAACGGCCGAGGAAACGTGGACGGAAACCGGCTAACGGTAGAGAAGAGCCATTAAACCATGTAGAAGCAGAACGACAACGAAGGGAGAAGCTAAACCAAAGATTCTACGCACTTCGAGCAGTTGTCCCCAACGTTTCAAAAATGGATAAAGCGTCGCTTTTAGGCGACGCCATTTCTTACATAAACGAGCTTAGAACGAAGCTCACCGATTTCGAGTCGGAAAAAGAGGGGTTAATTGCTCAAGTTGAAGAGATGAAGAAAGAATTGTTATCCAACAAAGGATCACAAaaccaacaacaccaacaacaacaacaaccaccgTTCTTTGAGAGTGATGTAAAGAACGGAATCAAACAACAGTTAATGGATTTGGAGATCGATGTAAAGATAATTGGGTGGGAAGCGATGATAAGAGTGAACTGCAACAAGAAGAACCACCCAGCAGCGAGGTTAATGGCGGCGTTGAAGGAGTTGGAATTGGATGTAACACATGCTAGTGTTTCGGTTGTAAATGAGTTGATGATTCAACAAGCGACGGTAAAGATGTGTAATCGGTATTACAGTCAAGAACAATTGAAGATGGTTCTTGTTTCGAAAGTATCAGATCCCAGATAA